The following is a genomic window from Streptomyces sp. NBC_01381.
ACCCGCGACCCCGGGCACCGTCACCGGGCACTCCCCGGAGGGCGGGCTGCGCCTGACCGTGGCCGCGACACACTCGGACGTGGCGCTGCGCGCGCTGCTGGGGGCGCGTCCGCCGTGGCACGTGGTGTCGGTGTCCGCAGGGTCCGGGGCCGATTCCGGGCCGGGGTGCGAGGCCGCTGCGGCTTCGGCCCTGGAGACCAACTCCGAGAGCGAGGTGCGAGGCCGGTGAACGCCCTGCTGCACTATCAGTCCGCCCTGCTGCTGCGCTCCCAGCGCTGGCTCGCGCCGGTCATCCTGTACGCCGCGTTCCTCGCCGTGGGCGTGCAGAGCGGGCAGCCCGTCCTCGACTCCCTCGCGTACGCGGCCGCCGCGCTGCTGCCCGTCGCCGCCTGGATCGTACGGATCTGCGTCACCAACGAGCCGCCGTCGGCGCGCAGTTGCACGGCCGCGGCGGCGGGACCCTGGCGGGCGCACCTGGCCACGCTGCTCTCCGCCTTCCTGGCGAGCGCCGTGCTCGGTGTCGTGGCCACCGTCGTCGTCGCGGTGATCAGCGACGCGGCGAGCACCGATCACCGTACGGCGGTGAACCGGATCGCGGCGAGCGGCGCCGGTCTCCTCGCCATGCTGGTGAGCGCCCTGCTCGGCACCGCGATAGGCGCCGTCACCAACTGGCCGCTGCTGCGTTCGCCGGCGTGGGCGATCTCCGTGCTGCTGCTTGCCGCGCTGCTCGCGCTCGTCACCACGGGCTCACCGGCGCAGGCGGTCCTGACGGACCTGATCACGGGGTCGCGGGACGGGGTGGTGCCGGTTCCGTTGTTGCCGGTCGCCGGGGCGGGGGCGCTGGCGGCCGCGGCGGTGGCGACGGCTTGCGGGCTCGCTTCGCGTAGGGGATGAGGAGAGGGGCTGGGGGGAGGGGGCGCGGCTCGGGCGGTCCCTCGGGATCAGCCCGAGCAGGCCGTGCGCTGCGCCTCGTGCCACTCGCATACGGGGCACAGCGTGACGCCCTTGTGGGACTCCGGGTACTCGGTGGGCTTCCGGCAGAGCACGCACTCGGCCGACGGGCTGCCGGGCACCGATGGGTGGTAGAGGGCGCGGGCGCGCGTCAGGTCGGCATGCCCGTCCTGGGCGAGGTCGAAGAAGTGGTTCACCTGCCATGCCTGGGTGCTGCGGGCCTGCCGGTTGGTCGTGGTCACCCACGGCGGATAGACGCGGAATCCGCGCTTCCCGCCGGAGCCGTCGCGGGAGACGATGCCGCGCTCGCACAACACCTCGCGCGGGAACACGAACTGTCCGAAGCCGTCGTCGTCGCGGCTGCTGATGACGAAGAGATCCACTCCGTCGTCGGCGTCGAAGGGCCGGATCGGCCCCTCCGCGGACCGCTGCCACACGGTGACGAACTGTCCCACCTTCGTCGGGGTGGTCTTGGCCACGCGAAACCGGACCGAGCGGCCGTCGAGCGTGAACCCGTGGGCCGCGTACTCGGCACTCTCCGGTTCGGGCACCGGCAGTGAGCAGGCGAAACCGCTCGGGTCGTACACCGATGTCTTCGCTGCCAGCAGGTCGTCGTGAAGCCCCGTCCACGGCTGATTCGTCACCATGCAGTCATCCTGCCATCACGTCGGAATGACTCATCCATCCGCTCCATCCGCTCTATCCGCGCGGACGGGCGCTGCCGATCTGCTCCGACACCCGGACGAGCCGGAAGCCGCGCTCACGCAGCTTCGGGACGATCGTCCGCAGGGCACGCTCGGTGGCGGGAGCCGCGCTGCGGGTGCAGTGCATGACGACGACCGAACCGGGCCGCACCCCGTCGAGCACCTGCTTGGCCACCGCGTCGGCGTCCGTGGCGAACGCGTCGCCGCTCACCACGTCCCACTGCACCGCCGTGACGCCGCCCGGTGCCAGCGCGCGCAGCGCCTGCTTGTCGTAACAGCCGCCGGGGAAACGGAAGTACGGCACCGGGCGCTCGATGCCCACCTTGCGGAAGGCGGTGAAGGCGCGCTCCATGTCGGCGCGCATGCCGGAGGCGGGGACGGTGGGCAGGCCGTAGCAGTTCTTGGTGAAGGCGTAGTGGCTGTACGAGTGGTTGGCGACCTCGAAGAGCGGATCCCGCCCGATGTCCTTCGCCTGCGCCGGGTACTCCTCGGCCCACCGCCCCGTCATGAAGAAGGTCGCGGGCACATTCAGCCGGCGCAGGGTCGCCACCAGCGCCGGATTGTCGAACCGCTCGCCGGCCGCGGCGCGTGGCCCCTGATCGGCGGTCATGTCGGCGTCGAAGGTGAGGGCGACGGTGGGTGCGGCGGTTTTGGTGCGGGGGGCGTTCTTGAAGACGGGGGTGAGGCCTGCGGGGCCGGGGGCGAGGGTCGCCGGTCCCTCGGTGGCGCGGACCCGCTCGCGCGGGGCGGGGGCGGGGGCGGTGTCGCTGCCGCAGGCGCCGAGCGTGGTGAGCGCGAGGGCGCTGAGAGCGCAGGCGGTGGTCAGCCGCCTGGTGGCCGGTGTGATCATCTGGCGAACATAACGGGTGAAGCGGCGCAAATCGCCGAAGGTGGGGCGCGCTGGCCCCCGGACGGCGGATCCTTGCTCGCCGGGAAGCGGCGGGTCCGGACCGCCGGAGGCCTAGACCCAGCCGTCCAGCGACGCCATGAACGCCTCGAAGTCGTCCCGGTGGATGGTGTGCCCGGCCCCCTTCACCGTACGTATGGTGAAGCCCCGCCGCTCCAACTCCCCTTTCAGCTCATCGGAGATGAGGAAGCTGGGATCCGCCACCTGTACCAGGGACGGGACGACGGGAGCGGCCGGCGTGCGATCGACCGCGTTCTCCCCGGAGAGGGCGAGCGCGGTGCCCGGATCCCATGCCGCCAACGTCGCCACCTCGACGTCGACATCCGCGTCCTCCCAGCGCGGATTCAACTCCGCGATCATCGCGCGCGACGCCTGCTGGAACTCCACGAACACGGCAGGGTCGACCGACCCGGCCTGCCCGAGCGGCCACGCCGGGTCGGAGTAGACGGCACGCGCCGGCGCGAGCCGCTCCACCGCGAGGCCGAGCGCCATCCCGCCGAGCGAGTGCCCGATCGCGAGCTCCGCCCCGCGTGGCAACGTCGCGACCAGGTCGTCCGCGAAGATCTCCGGGCCGTATGCGCCGCGACGAGTACGCGATGCTCCTGATGCGGGCCCTGCAGGACGCCGGGTTCGACATCCCGGGGGACGTCGCCGTGGTCGGCGCCGATGATCTGCTGCTCGGCAGGCTGTTGCGCCCGAGGCTCACCAGCGTACGCATTGAACTCCCCGCGGCCGCCGAGGTCGCCGCCCTGGTCGACCGGCTCGTCCGGGAGCCGGAGACGCCACCGGCCGTGCACTGGCGGGCGAGGGTACGCATCGAGGCGAGGGAGTCCAGCCGCCCGGCGGCGGAATGAGGCTCACGGGCGCTCGTCGGCGGAGTGAGGGTCAGGAGCGGTCGTCGCCGCCACCCGCCTCCCCGTCGTCGGACAGGACAAGCCCCGCCGCCCCGCCGAACCGCCGCCGCAGCAGTTCGTACTCCGCCTGGCGGCGCAGCGGCCCCGGTGGGCGGATCACGGTGCGGGGCGTCGAGATCTGCTGGCCCAGGATGAACTGCTCGCGGGTCAGGTCCAGTTCGAGCCCGCTCGGCAGGCGGTTCCACCAGTGGTGGCCCTGCTGTTCCCCCGCCGAGGACCGCACATCCCCGCACAGCAGCACGCCGCCGAACAGGTCGTGGACCAGGAGCGCGGTGATGTCGCAGTGCCCCCAGGCCGGATTCTCGGCGCTCCACGGCCTGCGCTCGAGATCGTCGGGGGAGCAGGTGTCGGCGGACCACGCGGCGCGCAGCGCGGCGTCGATGCCGGCCAGCGTCAGCGGATTCGCGGTCGGCGGGAGCTCGGTCGTCGGCGAAGTCATGTTGGCCACGTTGGCATCCGCCACTGACAATGCCGGACGGATGCCCCGCAACGACCGGCTCCCACCCACCCCCGGCAGACCGCACCGACCCGCACCGACGAAGGGCCCCACCCATGCGCTCGACCCTCTTCAACGTCGCCTTCGACTGTGTCGACGCCTACGAACTGGCCCAGTTCTGGAGCAAGGTGGTCGGCCATCCGCTCAACGACGACGACTTTCCCGGTGAGTCGACGGCGGCCATCGCCCTCCCCACCGGACTCCACCTCTACTTCGCCCAGGTCCCCGAGCCGAAGGCGGCCCACAAGAACCGGGTCCACCTGTGCCTGCAGCCCGATGGACCGCGCGACGCTGAGGTCGAGCGGCTCCGCGCCGCGGGCGCGACCGTGGCGGCGGACCGCCGCAATCCCGACGGCACCGGCTGGGTCGTCTTCACCGACCCGGAGGGCAACGAATTCTGTGTGCTGCGCAGTGCCGCCGAACGCGCGGCGGGCGAATCGGCAACGTGTGACGGAGCCGCAGGGTGACCCACCGCGCGCACGGTGAGTCAGGTGCTACCCGCTGACCGCCCCAGCCGCCACCGCATCCCCCCGCCCGGCCAATGACGCCGAGTATCTGCGCAGCAGCAGGACTGCCGTGGTGGCGAGGCCCGTGAGGAGGCCGAGCCAGATGCCGGTGGTGTCCAGGGCGAGCGGGTAGGCCAGGAGCCAGGCGGCGGGGAGTCCGACCGCCCAGTATCCGATGAGTGTGATGCGGAAGCCGCTCTTGGTGTCGTCGAGGCCGCGCAGCAGCCCCACCCCGATGTTCTGCGCGCAGTCGAAGAACTGCAGGAACGCCGTGACGACGAGCAGTTGCGTGGCGATGGTCAGCGCGCGGTCGGATCCTGAGTCCATGAAGGGGGCCAGGATCAGGCGGGGCACGGTGAGATAGGCGATGCCGACGACCGTCATGACGGCCGCCGCGCACGCGAGCGCGGTGTTCTTGATGCGTCGCGCGTCGTCGACGCGGCCGAGGGCCAGTTCGCGGCTCACGTTGATGGACGCGGCGTGGGAGAGGCCGACGGCGACCTGGAAGACGATGTAGACGAGCTGGTTGACGGCGGTGTGCGCGGCGAGTGCGGCGGGCCCGAAGGAGCCGGCCATCAGCGCGGTCAGGGAGAAGAATCCCGCTTCCGATCCGTACGTCGCCGCGATCGGCACCCCGAGGCCGACAAGGCGCTTGACCGTGACCGGGTCGGCCTTGGTCACGCTCAGGGTGAGCAGCGGCGCCAGTTCGCTGTCCCGCTTGGCCGATACGTAGAGGGCGAGGAAGGAGAGCAGATAGACGGTGGACGTGGCGATGCCGATGCCGGTCAGGCCGAGCCGGGGCAGGCCCCAAGTGCCGTGTATGAGAACCCAGTTGAGGCCCGCGTTGACGGCGATGGATGCGACCGTGATCTGCAGCAGGGCCTGCGGTCGCCGCATGCCGACGGTGAACTGGCGGATGGCCTGGAACCACAGACACGGAAGGAGTCCGGGAGCCAGGGCGAAGAGCATGCTCTGGGCGCGGTCGACGACGTCCGCGTCCTGGCCGAGCAGCGGCAGGGCCTGGCCGATGAGGATCATCAGGACGGCCCCGGCGATGCCGGCGAGGGTGGCCACGGCGAGGCTGGCGCGGACGATCCCGCGGACTTCATCGTGACTCCCGCAGCCCGCCTCCCTTCCTTCCTCTGGTCCCGATTCCCTTACGGATTCCGCCTGTTCGGCACGGGCCGCCGCGGCCGCGATCTGGTTGCCGACGGAGGTGACAAGGCCGACGCCCATGGTGCGCAGCTGGTTGAAGATGACGATCGCCAGGCCGCCCGCCGCCAGCTCCTGGGTGCCGAGGAGGCCCATCATCACCGTGTCGGTGGTGGTCAGGGCGACCTGTGCGAGCTGGGTGAGGACGAGCGGGACGGCCAGGGTGGCGAGCGCGCGGCTGTCGCGCAGGAGGGTGGTCGGCATCGGCATCGGTGTCATCGGTTCCTGCGGAGTTTGCTGAGGAGCTCCTCGATCTCCCGCTCCGCTGCGGGATCGAGGAGGCCGCGGGCCTGCATCCAGGAGTCGTTGAAGACGGTGTCCAGGTACTTCTCGCCGCCGTCGTTGACGAGCGCGACCATAGTCGTGCCGGGCGGCAGGGCGGGCAGCCGGGTCAGCGCCTCATGGACGACACCGCCCGCGGAACCGCCGATCAGCAGCCCCGTGCGGGCGACGGCCCGGCAGGTGGCGAACGCCTCGATGTCGCCGACCTTCACGCCCTCGTCGATGAGGCCGAAGTCGACGAGGGCGCCTATCTCGGCGCCCTCGGGTGTGCCGGTGCCCGACTGGTAGTAGTCGTGGGCGGGCCCGCCGAACGCGATGGACCCCTTGGGTTCCACGCCGACGGTCGTGAAGTCGGCCATGAGCGTACGCAGTTCACGTGCCGTTCCGCAGAGGGCGCCGCCCGTGCCGACCGCGCCGACGAGCACGTCGATACGTCCGTCGAGCGCGTCGTGGAGTTCATGGGCGACGGGGAAGTATCCGACGCCGTTGCTGGGGTTGTTGTGCTGCTCGGTGAAGATGGTGTTGTCCTGGCCGCGCGCCATGTCCTCGGCGAGCTCCTCGCGGGCGGCGGTGGCGAGTTCATCGGTCCCGTCGTCGGCCACGTAGACGAGTTCGGTGCCAAGGGCCTTCATCCCGCGCAGTTTGTCGGCGCAGGCGTGGTGGTCGACGACGGCGGTGAAGGTGTAGCCGCGTTCGGCGGCGATGACGGCGAGGCCGAGCCCGGTGTTGCCCGACGTGGACTCGATGATCCGGCCGCCGGGGCGCAGTTCGCCGCGGGCCTCGGCGTCGGCGATCATCTGCCGGGCCATCCGGATCTTGGCCGTGCCGGTGGGGTTGAACATCTCCAGTTTGAGCAGCAGGCGGCTGCCGGTCTCGGTGGCGGCGAGTTCGAGGAGGGGGGTGTGGCCGATGAGGTCGGACACGCGGGTGACCACGGCGGGGCGCTGAAGTGATCCGGGCATCACAGCTCCTGGGGTGAGTCGGGTCGGGTCGGTCACGATCAGGCTCGGAGGAAGTGACGGTCGAACCGCCAGCGTGGACGCACGGCTGGACGCCCTTCCGGACGCTCGACGCGGTCGATGACCACCTTCGGTGGCAACGGCAGTTCATGGAACGGCGATTCGTTGGAATCCATCTGGTACCCGGCTGTGTTCGGATACACGAGCAGATCCCCCACCCGAGGTCGCCGCCAGAACGGGACCTTTCGCCAGGTGAGCAGGTCCGACTCCAGACATGTCGCCGCGCCCACGCTCGCGGGATAGACCCCCGGGGAGTCGCCGGAGGACCGGGGCAGCAGCCAAGGCTCCGGCAGATACTCGCTGTTGAACCACTGCTCCGACAGGCTCAGGCTGCTCCCGTCGACGGTCAGGATCCGATAGCCGTCGCGTTCCTTGACCCCCTGGATCCGGAACACGCTGCCGCCCGCCCGGTCCAGAAGCGCACGCCCCGGCTCGACGAGGAGCGTGACGCCGCACTCCTTCAACAGCCCGGCGAGCGGCTGCCCGTGCCCCTGCGGCCGGGACGAAAGCAGGGCCGCGAGCGCCCCGGCCCCGGCGACCGGCGAGTGGTACGGATAGAAGTCCCCGGAGTCGAACGACTTCCCCGCGTGAAAGTGCCCACCGTGCTGCTCGGCGAGGAACGCGCGCCAGCTCTCGGCGTCGGTGTAGCTGACCGGCAGCCCGCCGCCGACGCTGATCCGGTCCGCCGCGAGGCCGAGCGCGCGCGCCTTCAGGCACCGCTCGACGAGCCGGGCCGCCAGCTCGGCGCGCGGCCCCACCTCGTATCCGGAGAGATGGAAACTGAACCCCTCCATCCGTACGGAGTCGCCCGCCCGGACGCAGCGGTCGAGGGCGGCGGTCAGTTCGGCGTCGGTCATGCCGAAGCGGCTGTGCGGCTGGGTTGGCGGCAGGCAGCGCAGCAGCACTCGGGCAGGGCGGAGCGCGGCCACTGTCTCCGTCGCGAGCAGCGCGTCGAGTTCGTCGAGGGCGTCCACGGCGATCAACGCGCCCTGCCGCACCGCGAGTTCGAGCAGCTCGCGCGCCTTGGCGGGACCGGTGACGACGACGTCCTCGCCGCGTACTCCGTGGCCCAACGCCTCGCGCAGCTCACCGAGGGATGCGACGTCGACGCCCGCGCCGTGCGCCGCGCAGCGTTCGACCCACACGGCGGCCTTGTTGGACTTCTTCGCGAAGTACACGAAGCCGTCCACCTCGGCGGCGGTCAAAGTCGCCCGCATCGCCTGCAAGTTGGTGTCGAAGGCGTCCGGCAGGAGGAAGTGGAACGGGCCGCCGAGCGCGTACGAGAGTTCATCGAGCAGCCCGCTCGCCAGGACCGTCTCGGTGGCGGGATCGGGCAGGGCGGGCACGCTCGGCCAGGTGGCCCCGCCCCCGGCGGATGCGGTCACTGCCACAGGGCCACCTCGGTGCCCAGGCCCTGGGCGATGGCGAGTTGGGCGAAACGGTGGCCGAGCGCGATGTCCGTGACGACCAGGCCGCTGTTGTACGCGAAGATCCGGTCATCGGCCGACCGGCGCCCGACGGCGGCTCCGGCGAGCACGGGCGGGAACTCGGCATCCACCGGCGGGAGTTGGCCCTTCGCGTCGGCCATGTCGGTTCCGGTGACGTTCATCTGTGCCTCGCTCGTGGCGATGAGGCGGTCGGCCTCGTGGAGCGTCGAGGGGGCGAGCCCGTGCCCGACCAGGATGCAGAGCGCGCCGGGCTTGAGCCAGTCGGCCTCGACCGCGGCGGGGGTGTGCCCGCCCGCCGTGGCGACGATGACGTCGGCGTCCGCGGCCGCGGCCCGCAGATCGGTCACGATCTCCAACTCCCGCTCCGGGAAATGGGAGTTGAGCTCGGCGCGGACGGCAGCGATGCCTTCGGGGTGGGTGCCGGACAGCATGAGGCGGTCGAGGCCGGGCAGCGCGGTGAGCAGGAACGGCAGGGCGAGCCGGCCCTGGGTCCCGGTGCCGATGACCAGCGCGCTGCGGGCGCCGGGGGTGGCGCACTCGCGGGCCAGGAGCGCGGAGACGGCCGGGGTGCGCAGGGAGCCGATGCGGGAGCAGTCCATCATCGCCACCGGAAGACCCGTGACATCGTCGTACAGCGTGAGCGAGGTGTAGTAGTGCTGCTCGTCGCGGCCCTTGTCCAGGCCGTGCTTGTACGAGGTCTTGATCGCGACGACATCGCGGGAGCCGTCACGGCCGAGCATCGCGTAGGCGACCGAGTGCTCGTCGCGCGGTTTGACGGTCAGCTTGCGGGGGTTGTCGGAGCGCCCCGCGTGGAGGGTGCCGTAGGCGTCCTCGACCGTGGCGATGACGTCGGCGAGGGAGATGTCGATGCCGGCGAGGTCCGTGGTGGACAGGACGCGCAGGCGTCGGCCGGCGCCGTCGGCCGTCCCGGTGTCCGAGGGGCTCGTCGATATTCGGGTCATGGGGGTGTACCTCCGGTCCGTGGGCGGGAGTTCGGGCCGCGTGTGCCGGGCGGCGCCGACGCACGTGCGCCGGGCAGGGTCAGCGCGCGTGTGCTTCGAGCGCGCTCTGGCCGTAGCCGTGCTCGGCGGCTTCGGCGGGCGGCCGTGTGCGCCGCCCGGGGACGCGTACGGAGGCCCGCTTGAGCCAGCGGTCGGTGCCGTCGTAGCGGGCTTGGAACGGCACCCGGCCGTGCACCACGAGGTCGTTGTCGACGACGAGGATCTCGCCGGGCGCGAGGCTCACCGCGACCGAGGCGCGGGCGAGTTCGGCTTCGAGGCGCCGGTAGGCGGCGCGGTAGGGCGCCACCGCACGCTCCACCGGGGTGTACGCCGGGTCGAACCGCAGCGTGAGGCCGTCATCGGTCGCGAACAGGGCGGGCACCGCGGGTGGCGGCTGGTCGGCGTATCCCTGGGCGGCGGCGTACGCGTCGTCGGGGAGGATCGGCAGGACGGGCCGCGCGAGCAAGTCGACGTCTTCGTCGGAGAGTTGGACCTTGCGGACGCTGGCCGCGGTGGTGGCGACGCGGTCGTGATTGCGTACGCAGCCGAGCATCAGGAGATGGGCGCGGCCGGGGTGGAAGGCGTCCTCGGTGTGCGGGCTGAGGAGCACCGCGCTGCTCGCGCCGGTCTGCTCGGCCTCGTGGCCGGGCGAGGGGACGATGTTGTGCACGAACCGGCCGTCCTGCTGGCCCTCCCAGGCAAGGGGGTTGCCCATCGCGCAGGCGAGCAGCAGCAGCGTGATGTCGTGGACGGCCCCGCTGTCACCGGCGTCGGCCCAGCTCGCGGGTGTCGGCCCGATGGCCTGGTCGTCGACGTCGAGGCCGCGCAGGACGAAGAGTCCGTCGGCGGTGTCCACGGGCCGGCAATGGTGCAGCAGACGGGGGTCGAAGCCGGTGGCGGCCTGCGCTATGCGCTCCAGGAGCCGGGGAGACGTGGCGGATGTGCCGAATTCGGCGAGTATCTTCTCGGCGGTTTCGCGGAGTTGGTGTGCGGAATGGGGGTCGAGCGTGCGGACAGGTGCGGCTGCCGTGCTCATCGCGAAATAGTCCGTTTCCGTTGATGGGGGAGGAATCGGTACATGTGATGGGGGGGGAGTCGGTCCGTGCCACCGGTGACGCTTTGAACGCTAGCAGTAAACTAAGGTAAGGCAAACCTTAGTAGTGGATCACGCCAGGGAACGGCGTAATTCTCAACTCGGGGGCGCACAGGTGCACTTCACGGGGGGTGCGGCTTGCGGGGCCCTTCGTTCTTAGGGTAGGCAAACCTAAAGCCTTCTTGATTGCCCCCGAACCGGCTGCGAACCGGTCCGAACGGAACGAGGACGTACGTGGACATCTCCAGGCGCCAAGTGCTGTGGGCCGGCGGGGCATTGAGTACGGCGGCTCTGCTGACCGGGTGCTCGGGGGACGGTGAATCCTCGTCCGACG
Proteins encoded in this region:
- a CDS encoding VOC family protein; protein product: MRSTLFNVAFDCVDAYELAQFWSKVVGHPLNDDDFPGESTAAIALPTGLHLYFAQVPEPKAAHKNRVHLCLQPDGPRDAEVERLRAAGATVAADRRNPDGTGWVVFTDPEGNEFCVLRSAAERAAGESATCDGAAG
- a CDS encoding ornithine cyclodeaminase family protein, producing the protein MTRISTSPSDTGTADGAGRRLRVLSTTDLAGIDISLADVIATVEDAYGTLHAGRSDNPRKLTVKPRDEHSVAYAMLGRDGSRDVVAIKTSYKHGLDKGRDEQHYYTSLTLYDDVTGLPVAMMDCSRIGSLRTPAVSALLARECATPGARSALVIGTGTQGRLALPFLLTALPGLDRLMLSGTHPEGIAAVRAELNSHFPERELEIVTDLRAAAADADVIVATAGGHTPAAVEADWLKPGALCILVGHGLAPSTLHEADRLIATSEAQMNVTGTDMADAKGQLPPVDAEFPPVLAGAAVGRRSADDRIFAYNSGLVVTDIALGHRFAQLAIAQGLGTEVALWQ
- a CDS encoding TauD/TfdA family dioxygenase; the protein is MSTAAAPVRTLDPHSAHQLRETAEKILAEFGTSATSPRLLERIAQAATGFDPRLLHHCRPVDTADGLFVLRGLDVDDQAIGPTPASWADAGDSGAVHDITLLLLACAMGNPLAWEGQQDGRFVHNIVPSPGHEAEQTGASSAVLLSPHTEDAFHPGRAHLLMLGCVRNHDRVATTAASVRKVQLSDEDVDLLARPVLPILPDDAYAAAQGYADQPPPAVPALFATDDGLTLRFDPAYTPVERAVAPYRAAYRRLEAELARASVAVSLAPGEILVVDNDLVVHGRVPFQARYDGTDRWLKRASVRVPGRRTRPPAEAAEHGYGQSALEAHAR
- a CDS encoding Y4yA family PLP-dependent enzyme; this translates as MAVTASAGGGATWPSVPALPDPATETVLASGLLDELSYALGGPFHFLLPDAFDTNLQAMRATLTAAEVDGFVYFAKKSNKAAVWVERCAAHGAGVDVASLGELREALGHGVRGEDVVVTGPAKARELLELAVRQGALIAVDALDELDALLATETVAALRPARVLLRCLPPTQPHSRFGMTDAELTAALDRCVRAGDSVRMEGFSFHLSGYEVGPRAELAARLVERCLKARALGLAADRISVGGGLPVSYTDAESWRAFLAEQHGGHFHAGKSFDSGDFYPYHSPVAGAGALAALLSSRPQGHGQPLAGLLKECGVTLLVEPGRALLDRAGGSVFRIQGVKERDGYRILTVDGSSLSLSEQWFNSEYLPEPWLLPRSSGDSPGVYPASVGAATCLESDLLTWRKVPFWRRPRVGDLLVYPNTAGYQMDSNESPFHELPLPPKVVIDRVERPEGRPAVRPRWRFDRHFLRA
- a CDS encoding polysaccharide deacetylase family protein, with translation MITPATRRLTTACALSALALTTLGACGSDTAPAPAPRERVRATEGPATLAPGPAGLTPVFKNAPRTKTAAPTVALTFDADMTADQGPRAAAGERFDNPALVATLRRLNVPATFFMTGRWAEEYPAQAKDIGRDPLFEVANHSYSHYAFTKNCYGLPTVPASGMRADMERAFTAFRKVGIERPVPYFRFPGGCYDKQALRALAPGGVTAVQWDVVSGDAFATDADAVAKQVLDGVRPGSVVVMHCTRSAAPATERALRTIVPKLRERGFRLVRVSEQIGSARPRG
- a CDS encoding cysteine synthase family protein; the encoded protein is MPGSLQRPAVVTRVSDLIGHTPLLELAATETGSRLLLKLEMFNPTGTAKIRMARQMIADAEARGELRPGGRIIESTSGNTGLGLAVIAAERGYTFTAVVDHHACADKLRGMKALGTELVYVADDGTDELATAAREELAEDMARGQDNTIFTEQHNNPSNGVGYFPVAHELHDALDGRIDVLVGAVGTGGALCGTARELRTLMADFTTVGVEPKGSIAFGGPAHDYYQSGTGTPEGAEIGALVDFGLIDEGVKVGDIEAFATCRAVARTGLLIGGSAGGVVHEALTRLPALPPGTTMVALVNDGGEKYLDTVFNDSWMQARGLLDPAAEREIEELLSKLRRNR
- a CDS encoding ABC transporter, yielding MNALLHYQSALLLRSQRWLAPVILYAAFLAVGVQSGQPVLDSLAYAAAALLPVAAWIVRICVTNEPPSARSCTAAAAGPWRAHLATLLSAFLASAVLGVVATVVVAVISDAASTDHRTAVNRIAASGAGLLAMLVSALLGTAIGAVTNWPLLRSPAWAISVLLLAALLALVTTGSPAQAVLTDLITGSRDGVVPVPLLPVAGAGALAAAAVATACGLASRRG
- a CDS encoding alpha/beta fold hydrolase, giving the protein MPRGAELAIGHSLGGMALGLAVERLAPARAVYSDPAWPLGQAGSVDPAVFVEFQQASRAMIAELNPRWEDADVDVEVATLAAWDPGTALALSGENAVDRTPAAPVVPSLVQVADPSFLISDELKGELERRGFTIRTVKGAGHTIHRDDFEAFMASLDGWV
- a CDS encoding MATE family efflux transporter — encoded protein: MPTTLLRDSRALATLAVPLVLTQLAQVALTTTDTVMMGLLGTQELAAGGLAIVIFNQLRTMGVGLVTSVGNQIAAAAARAEQAESVRESGPEEGREAGCGSHDEVRGIVRASLAVATLAGIAGAVLMILIGQALPLLGQDADVVDRAQSMLFALAPGLLPCLWFQAIRQFTVGMRRPQALLQITVASIAVNAGLNWVLIHGTWGLPRLGLTGIGIATSTVYLLSFLALYVSAKRDSELAPLLTLSVTKADPVTVKRLVGLGVPIAATYGSEAGFFSLTALMAGSFGPAALAAHTAVNQLVYIVFQVAVGLSHAASINVSRELALGRVDDARRIKNTALACAAAVMTVVGIAYLTVPRLILAPFMDSGSDRALTIATQLLVVTAFLQFFDCAQNIGVGLLRGLDDTKSGFRITLIGYWAVGLPAAWLLAYPLALDTTGIWLGLLTGLATTAVLLLRRYSASLAGRGDAVAAGAVSG